In one Catenulispora sp. EB89 genomic region, the following are encoded:
- a CDS encoding TnsA-like heteromeric transposase endonuclease subunit, whose amino-acid sequence MSYATSRTYWSVTERNHVIYESRLELARLMFADFDLGVSRILAQPFLMTATVDGMQRRHIPDFLLLAAAGPVVMDVKPARRLSRPDVSFTFGWSRVVIESRGWGYEVWSEPDTTELENVRFLAGYRRDRVTADVEESR is encoded by the coding sequence CTGTCATACGCCACATCACGCACCTACTGGTCAGTCACAGAACGGAACCACGTGATCTACGAGTCCCGGTTGGAGTTGGCGCGGCTGATGTTCGCCGACTTCGACCTGGGAGTGTCGCGGATCCTGGCGCAGCCGTTCCTCATGACGGCGACCGTCGACGGCATGCAGCGCAGGCACATCCCCGACTTCCTGTTGCTCGCTGCGGCCGGCCCGGTGGTCATGGACGTCAAACCCGCGCGCAGGCTGTCCCGTCCGGATGTCTCCTTCACGTTCGGCTGGAGCCGAGTTGTGATCGAATCCCGCGGGTGGGGATACGAGGTGTGGAGCGAGCCTGACACGACTGAGCTGGAGAACGTTCGCTTCCTGGCTGGCTACCGGCGCGACAGGGTGACGGCGGACGTGGAAGAGTCGCGGTAG
- a CDS encoding peptidoglycan-binding protein, which translates to MNTVNTAAANKGGSQPDETEFTTMKIASKLAVTGSALTLSAAGLALAAAPSASAAEGYGCTYTNSQPTLSNPSSGTAVYQLQCELNRALSNSYATLNVDGSFGALTQAKVRAFQTCIHYNYDSSVAIDGVVGPVTWNDLNFWAYNSDTAC; encoded by the coding sequence ATGAACACCGTGAACACCGCGGCCGCCAACAAGGGCGGCTCGCAGCCAGATGAAACGGAGTTCACCACCATGAAGATCGCCTCGAAACTGGCCGTCACCGGTAGCGCCCTGACCCTGTCCGCCGCGGGCCTGGCCCTGGCCGCCGCGCCATCCGCCTCCGCGGCGGAGGGTTACGGCTGCACCTACACCAACTCGCAGCCCACGCTCAGCAACCCGAGCTCCGGCACGGCCGTCTACCAGCTCCAGTGCGAGCTGAACCGCGCCCTGTCCAACAGCTACGCGACCCTGAACGTCGACGGCTCCTTCGGCGCGCTGACCCAGGCGAAGGTGCGCGCCTTCCAGACGTGCATCCACTACAACTACGACAGCAGCGTCGCCATCGACGGCGTCGTCGGCCCGGTGACCTGGAACGACCTCAACTTCTGGGCCTACAACTCGGACACCGCCTGCTAG
- a CDS encoding DUF6368 family protein → MHIIDLPGDAAVFRAEHADDPDLDALIGFTPTHDVVVATAGRDFVDRLMITKLTAIVQDVVDGLVDVTIPTRLLDLVRSLPGVVAVIDERWPRAFGTAEFLRAWTAHPEFRWYALGIVHQPSAT, encoded by the coding sequence GTGCACATCATCGATCTACCGGGCGACGCGGCGGTCTTCCGCGCCGAGCACGCCGACGACCCGGACCTCGACGCGCTGATCGGCTTCACGCCGACGCACGACGTGGTGGTAGCGACGGCGGGCCGGGATTTCGTCGACCGGCTGATGATCACCAAGCTCACGGCGATCGTGCAGGACGTCGTCGACGGACTGGTCGACGTCACCATCCCCACGCGCCTGCTGGACCTGGTCCGCAGCCTCCCCGGCGTGGTCGCCGTCATCGACGAGCGGTGGCCGCGCGCCTTCGGGACCGCGGAGTTCCTGCGCGCCTGGACAGCCCATCCGGAGTTCCGCTGGTACGCGCTGGGAATCGTGCACCAGCCGAGCGCCACCTGA
- a CDS encoding response regulator — protein MSGAPIRIVIADDHLVVRTGFAALLATQADFEVVGTAADGEETVRLCREAAPDVVLMDVRMPGTDGIEATRRVVAEAAGRGVPGPRILILTTFDLDSYVYDALSAGASGFLLKDATAERLFEAVRVVAAGEALLAPGVTRRLISEFARLRPGGSGGSGGSSGLGGGGARGDTGSAVEGPGRGTASPSGAAASGPGSRGSAGSSGSSGSAGFPGQGLAALTPRETEVLLLISRGLSNPEIAAELVVTDETVKTHVSRILTKLGLRDRTQAVVAAYESGLVVPGGEGQERPPNRH, from the coding sequence GTGAGCGGGGCACCGATCCGGATCGTGATCGCCGACGACCACCTGGTGGTGCGGACCGGGTTCGCGGCGCTGCTGGCGACGCAGGCGGACTTCGAGGTCGTGGGCACCGCGGCCGACGGCGAGGAGACGGTCCGGCTGTGCCGGGAGGCGGCGCCGGACGTGGTGCTGATGGACGTGCGGATGCCCGGGACCGACGGGATCGAGGCGACGCGGCGGGTGGTCGCGGAGGCTGCAGGGCGCGGCGTGCCGGGGCCGCGGATCCTGATCCTCACGACGTTCGATCTCGACAGCTACGTCTACGACGCACTGTCGGCCGGGGCGAGCGGCTTCCTGTTGAAGGACGCGACGGCGGAGCGGCTCTTCGAGGCGGTGCGGGTGGTGGCGGCCGGGGAGGCTTTGCTGGCCCCGGGGGTGACGCGGCGGTTGATCAGCGAGTTCGCTCGGTTGCGGCCTGGTGGTTCTGGTGGTTCTGGCGGTTCTAGTGGTCTTGGCGGCGGCGGTGCTCGCGGCGATACCGGTAGTGCGGTGGAGGGCCCGGGCCGAGGAACCGCGTCACCTTCCGGCGCTGCCGCCTCTGGCCCAGGATCGCGAGGGTCGGCCGGATCATCCGGATCATCCGGATCGGCTGGCTTTCCCGGCCAGGGCCTCGCCGCCCTCACCCCGCGCGAGACCGAGGTACTCCTGCTCATCTCGCGCGGGTTGTCGAACCCTGAGATCGCCGCCGAGCTGGTCGTCACCGACGAGACCGTGAAGACGCACGTCAGCAGGATCCTGACCAAGCTCGGGCTGCGCGACCGAACGCAGGCCGTGGTCGCGGCGTACGAGTCCGGGCTGGTGGTACCCGGCGGCGAGGGTCAGGAGCGTCCGCCGAACCGCCACTGA
- a CDS encoding sensor histidine kinase, whose translation MLQERGGRTTTTTAAVLAAAAVVEALARGIVQHRTETSGVLLTSLFLALCATAPLAFLGPFGAATAVVAASVLALTVTGVLPAGSAVAVVVAMFRVGWAAGTFGRARSRWWAGIAAAGLSAPFPVIALSMSQDSDAGVVAVLLTALAPAAAFAGNAAHARSEARVHQAAREAVARSLVDHTARGERARIARELHDVVAHHISMIAVQAETARLATPGMPPAGAERLLAIGDTARAGLTEMRRLLGVLREDAGPAEQEPERHPQPGLDQLLMLVDAARLTSGATTRLIVSGPPAALDPGVELAAYRITQEALTNARRHAPGAPVDVELRFTAETLRLRIRDSGPGPEPVAGAAAGPARAQADQARPARAQADQADQAGPAGLARARAGQAGPADQVADPGTTTGGHGVAGMRERAAAVGGRLAAGPSPTGGFLVEAELPAGSDRETP comes from the coding sequence GTGCTTCAGGAACGCGGTGGTAGGACCACGACAACGACGGCGGCGGTGCTCGCCGCGGCCGCGGTCGTCGAGGCCCTGGCGCGCGGGATCGTCCAGCACCGGACCGAGACGTCGGGGGTGCTGCTGACGTCGCTGTTCCTGGCGTTGTGCGCGACGGCGCCGTTGGCGTTCCTGGGCCCGTTCGGGGCGGCGACGGCCGTGGTCGCGGCGTCGGTGCTGGCGTTGACCGTCACCGGGGTGCTGCCGGCGGGGTCGGCGGTGGCGGTGGTCGTGGCGATGTTCCGGGTGGGATGGGCCGCGGGCACGTTCGGCCGGGCCCGTTCCCGGTGGTGGGCCGGGATCGCGGCGGCGGGGTTGTCGGCGCCGTTCCCGGTGATCGCGCTGAGCATGTCGCAGGACTCTGACGCGGGCGTGGTCGCGGTCCTGCTGACGGCGCTGGCCCCGGCGGCGGCGTTCGCGGGAAACGCGGCGCACGCGCGGTCCGAGGCGCGCGTGCACCAGGCGGCGCGGGAAGCCGTGGCGCGTTCGCTGGTCGATCACACGGCGCGCGGCGAACGGGCCCGGATCGCCCGGGAACTGCACGACGTGGTGGCGCACCACATCTCGATGATCGCGGTCCAGGCCGAGACGGCGCGGCTGGCCACCCCCGGAATGCCGCCGGCCGGAGCCGAGCGGCTGCTGGCGATCGGCGACACGGCGCGCGCCGGACTGACCGAGATGCGGCGGCTGCTGGGAGTGCTGCGGGAGGACGCGGGCCCGGCGGAGCAGGAGCCGGAACGGCATCCGCAGCCGGGACTGGACCAGCTGCTGATGCTGGTGGACGCGGCCCGGCTGACGTCGGGGGCGACGACGCGGCTGATCGTGTCCGGGCCGCCGGCCGCGCTGGACCCGGGGGTGGAGTTGGCGGCGTACCGGATCACGCAGGAGGCGCTGACGAACGCGCGGCGGCACGCGCCGGGGGCGCCGGTGGATGTGGAGTTGCGGTTCACGGCGGAGACGCTGCGGTTGCGGATTCGGGACAGCGGGCCCGGGCCGGAGCCGGTGGCGGGGGCGGCAGCGGGGCCGGCGCGTGCGCAGGCGGATCAGGCGCGGCCGGCGCGTGCGCAGGCGGATCAGGCGGATCAGGCGGGGCCGGCGGGGCTAGCGCGTGCGCGGGCGGGTCAGGCGGGGCCGGCGGATCAGGTCGCTGATCCGGGGACGACTACCGGAGGTCACGGCGTGGCGGGGATGCGGGAGCGGGCTGCGGCTGTCGGAGGGCGGCTTGCGGCGGGGCCTTCGCCGACCGGCGGCTTTCTGGTCGAGGCGGAGTTGCCCGCGGGTTCTGACCGGGAAACGCCGTGA
- a CDS encoding ABC transporter ATP-binding protein, producing the protein MTTRTAAPPPAIAVQALRKRFGATAALDGMSFDVAAGKVTGFVGPNGAGKTTTMRVVLGLDTPDEGRALINGVPYAKLRRPLGHIGALLDAAALQPGRSARNHLLWLAHSQGLGAKRVEEVVAQSGLGAAINRKAGGYSLGMRQRLGIAAAMLGDPPVVMLDEPFNGLDPEGILWIRGYLKALAGEGRAVLVSSHLMSELEGCADHLVVVGRGRVIADTGVAELIARSSGGRVVLRAAARAEATTALANAGGTVAVTGPDTLTVDGLSAEEVVRVLNAGGVPFAEVSAHRASLEEAYMDLTRDSVEFRAATAPEVA; encoded by the coding sequence ATGACAACCAGGACCGCCGCCCCACCGCCCGCCATAGCGGTGCAGGCCCTCCGCAAGCGCTTCGGCGCCACCGCGGCCCTCGACGGGATGTCCTTCGACGTCGCCGCCGGGAAGGTCACCGGCTTCGTCGGGCCCAACGGTGCCGGCAAGACCACGACCATGCGGGTCGTCCTCGGCCTGGACACGCCCGACGAGGGCCGGGCGCTGATCAACGGCGTCCCCTACGCGAAGCTGCGCAGGCCGCTGGGCCACATCGGCGCGCTGCTCGACGCCGCCGCGCTCCAGCCCGGCCGCAGCGCCCGCAACCACCTGCTGTGGCTGGCGCACTCCCAGGGCCTGGGCGCCAAGCGCGTCGAGGAGGTCGTCGCGCAGTCGGGGCTGGGCGCGGCGATCAACCGCAAGGCCGGCGGCTATTCCCTGGGCATGCGCCAACGCCTGGGCATCGCCGCCGCGATGCTCGGCGACCCGCCGGTGGTGATGCTCGACGAGCCCTTCAACGGCCTGGACCCCGAGGGCATCCTGTGGATCCGCGGCTACTTGAAGGCGCTGGCCGGCGAAGGCCGTGCCGTGCTCGTGTCCAGCCACCTGATGAGCGAGCTGGAGGGCTGCGCGGACCACCTGGTCGTGGTCGGGCGCGGGAGGGTCATCGCCGACACCGGCGTCGCCGAGCTGATCGCGCGGTCCTCCGGCGGCCGCGTGGTGCTGCGGGCCGCCGCGCGCGCCGAGGCGACGACGGCGCTGGCGAACGCCGGCGGGACCGTCGCGGTCACCGGGCCGGACACGCTGACCGTGGACGGCCTGAGCGCCGAGGAGGTCGTCAGGGTCCTGAACGCCGGAGGCGTGCCGTTCGCCGAGGTCTCCGCACACCGTGCCTCGCTGGAAGAGGCGTACATGGACCTGACGCGCGACTCGGTCGAGTTCCGTGCCGCGACCGCGCCGGAGGTGGCGTGA
- a CDS encoding ABC transporter permease subunit — MPGRDSFLHLVRAEWTKLRTVRGWVVGLALAAILTVGLGMLGPLGSQIACDHVNGAATGTCHISGPPHDATGQEVDDESTFVHRTLIGDGSITARLTAFGGKYFPDGGGPADPTADPTAGMADGLQPWSKAGILVKDGTDFGSPYAAVLATGTHGVRMQYDYTHDTAAPAASASASPSASVTAATPRWLRLTRAGDTLTGYDSADGTTWTEIGTAHLADLPRNVEVGVFATSPDFAVVKNSFGGTATNAGPSLATGTFDQIAVTGQSSGAWTVPAIGSAAAADGGPGAAQGPEAVAGAVPNAGGGFTVTGTGDIAPSIPDEGQGKTPESSLAGTFGGLIAVIVVAALTMTSEYRRGLIRTSLAASPRRGRLLAAKAVVLGGVSFVVGLVAAAIAVPGVRAVEHSKRMYVYYASTQSEIRMVIGTAALLAVSAVFALAVATIVRRGAAAVAAVIVVIILPYLLAVASVLPAGAAEWLARVTPAAAFAVQQTVTAWPQVRASYTPTNGFFPLSPWLGLAVLCLYAAAAYAVAHRQLRRRDV, encoded by the coding sequence ATGCCCGGCCGCGACAGCTTCCTGCATCTCGTCCGCGCCGAGTGGACCAAGCTGCGCACGGTGCGCGGCTGGGTCGTCGGGCTGGCGCTGGCCGCGATCCTGACCGTCGGGCTTGGCATGCTCGGCCCGCTGGGCAGCCAGATCGCCTGCGACCACGTCAACGGCGCCGCGACCGGCACCTGCCACATCAGCGGCCCGCCGCACGACGCCACCGGCCAGGAGGTCGACGACGAGTCCACGTTCGTGCACCGCACCCTGATCGGGGACGGCAGTATCACAGCCCGGCTGACCGCGTTCGGCGGGAAGTACTTCCCCGACGGCGGCGGTCCCGCGGACCCCACCGCCGATCCGACCGCCGGGATGGCCGACGGACTTCAGCCGTGGTCGAAGGCCGGGATCCTGGTCAAGGACGGAACCGACTTCGGTTCCCCGTACGCCGCGGTGCTGGCCACCGGAACCCACGGCGTGCGGATGCAGTACGACTACACCCACGACACCGCAGCACCGGCCGCCTCCGCCTCCGCTTCCCCTTCCGCCTCCGTCACCGCCGCCACGCCGCGCTGGCTGCGCCTGACCCGCGCCGGCGACACCCTCACCGGCTACGACTCCGCCGACGGCACCACCTGGACCGAGATCGGCACCGCGCACCTGGCGGACCTGCCGCGCAACGTCGAGGTCGGCGTGTTCGCCACGTCGCCGGACTTCGCGGTCGTCAAGAACTCCTTCGGCGGCACCGCGACCAACGCCGGCCCGAGCCTGGCCACCGGCACCTTCGACCAGATCGCGGTGACCGGACAGAGCTCCGGGGCCTGGACCGTCCCGGCGATCGGCAGCGCCGCCGCGGCCGACGGCGGCCCCGGCGCCGCACAGGGCCCCGAGGCCGTGGCCGGCGCGGTGCCGAACGCAGGCGGCGGCTTCACTGTCACCGGGACCGGCGACATTGCCCCGTCGATACCGGACGAGGGCCAGGGCAAGACCCCCGAGAGCTCCCTGGCGGGCACCTTCGGCGGGCTGATCGCGGTGATCGTGGTCGCCGCGCTGACCATGACCTCGGAGTACCGGCGGGGTCTGATCCGCACCTCGCTGGCGGCCAGCCCGCGCCGCGGCCGGCTGCTGGCGGCCAAGGCCGTGGTGCTCGGCGGGGTGTCCTTCGTGGTCGGCCTGGTCGCCGCGGCGATCGCGGTCCCCGGGGTGCGCGCGGTGGAGCACAGCAAGCGCATGTACGTGTACTACGCCTCGACGCAGTCCGAGATCCGCATGGTGATCGGCACCGCGGCGCTGCTGGCCGTCTCGGCGGTGTTCGCGCTGGCCGTCGCCACCATCGTGCGGCGCGGGGCGGCGGCCGTCGCGGCCGTGATCGTGGTGATCATCCTGCCGTATCTGCTGGCCGTCGCCTCGGTCCTGCCGGCCGGCGCCGCCGAGTGGCTGGCCCGCGTCACTCCGGCCGCGGCCTTCGCGGTGCAGCAGACGGTGACCGCTTGGCCGCAGGTCAGGGCGTCGTACACGCCGACGAACGGGTTCTTCCCGCTCTCGCCGTGGCTCGGCCTGGCAGTGCTCTGCCTCTACGCGGCCGCCGCCTACGCCGTCGCACACCGGCAGCTGCGCCGGAGGGACGTGTGA
- a CDS encoding ABC transporter permease, translating to MNGGDVVSRGDVVSRGNGASAGTVASPFSDALHAEWTKLRTVAGTAWLLAAAVLLTVGLSVTSAATVTCDGIRCGEDPAKVGLLGVMAGQAVVAVLAVLTVGEEYGTGMIRVTFAAMPRREVVLAAKATVVAAVTAAAGVLAVLASALLALALLPGHGFTPANGYADLATATTLRAAAGSVLYLVLIALLGIGVTTLLRDSAAAVGTVLGLLYLFPVLAQVISNPDWHRHALQLAPMQAGLDVQATIDLAGQPLSPWQGLGVLALWAFGALGLGGLMLRLRDA from the coding sequence GTGAACGGCGGCGACGTGGTCAGCCGAGGCGACGTGGTGAGCCGTGGGAACGGGGCAAGCGCCGGCACCGTGGCGAGCCCGTTCAGCGACGCCCTGCACGCCGAATGGACCAAACTGCGCACCGTCGCCGGCACCGCCTGGCTGCTCGCCGCCGCCGTGCTGCTGACCGTCGGGCTCAGCGTGACCTCGGCGGCCACCGTGACCTGCGACGGGATCCGCTGCGGCGAGGATCCGGCGAAGGTCGGCCTGCTCGGCGTCATGGCCGGGCAGGCGGTGGTCGCGGTGCTGGCGGTGCTCACCGTGGGGGAGGAGTACGGGACCGGCATGATCCGCGTGACCTTCGCCGCGATGCCCCGCCGCGAGGTGGTGCTGGCGGCCAAGGCCACGGTCGTCGCGGCCGTGACCGCGGCGGCCGGCGTGCTGGCGGTGCTCGCTTCGGCGCTCCTCGCCCTGGCGCTGCTCCCGGGTCACGGCTTCACCCCGGCCAACGGCTACGCCGACCTGGCCACCGCCACGACCCTGCGCGCCGCCGCCGGCTCCGTGCTCTACCTGGTGCTCATAGCGCTGCTTGGCATCGGCGTCACGACCCTGCTCCGGGACTCGGCCGCCGCCGTCGGGACGGTGCTGGGACTGCTGTACCTGTTCCCGGTGCTCGCTCAGGTGATCTCGAATCCAGACTGGCACCGCCACGCCTTGCAGCTCGCGCCGATGCAGGCCGGGCTGGACGTGCAGGCCACGATCGACCTGGCCGGCCAGCCGCTGTCACCGTGGCAGGGCCTCGGGGTGTTGGCGCTGTGGGCGTTCGGTGCGCTCGGGCTCGGCGGGCTGATGCTGCGGCTGCGAGACGCCTAG
- a CDS encoding NADAR family protein, with protein sequence MATKYLFFWGHTPKKAGVVGSECLSQWYPAPFEVDGVRFATAEHCMMWGKAQLFGDEQAAAKIVAAGHPQEAKNLGRVITGFDEDAWVAARLAIVTAANVEKFRQNPDLLAFLLGTRERVLVEASPVDRIWGIGLAATDERAQDPARWRGLNLLGEALMAARETLRDTLRDE encoded by the coding sequence ATGGCGACCAAGTATCTGTTCTTCTGGGGACACACACCGAAGAAGGCCGGGGTGGTGGGCTCGGAGTGCCTGAGCCAGTGGTACCCGGCGCCGTTTGAGGTGGACGGCGTGCGCTTCGCCACGGCCGAGCACTGCATGATGTGGGGCAAGGCTCAGCTGTTCGGGGACGAGCAGGCCGCGGCGAAGATCGTGGCCGCCGGGCATCCGCAGGAAGCGAAGAACCTGGGACGGGTGATCACCGGGTTCGACGAGGACGCGTGGGTCGCCGCCCGGCTGGCGATCGTGACGGCGGCGAACGTGGAGAAGTTCCGGCAGAACCCGGACCTGCTGGCGTTCCTGCTGGGGACGCGGGAGCGGGTGCTGGTGGAGGCCAGTCCGGTGGACCGGATCTGGGGCATCGGGCTCGCGGCGACCGACGAGCGGGCTCAGGACCCCGCGAGGTGGCGGGGCCTGAACCTGCTCGGGGAGGCGCTGATGGCGGCTCGGGAGACGTTGCGGGACACGTTGCGGGACGAGTAG
- a CDS encoding nitroreductase family deazaflavin-dependent oxidoreductase yields MTTDSEYAPSPRDYVREAVDLYESTDGAEGNTMQGRPIIILTTTGAKTGKVRKTPLMRVEHDGSYAVVASMGGAPKHPVWYHNIVAHPEVELQDGATRKQYLAHEASGEEKAQWWARATQTWPDYDTYQTKTDRQIPLFVLTPR; encoded by the coding sequence ATGACAACAGACTCCGAATACGCCCCCAGCCCCCGTGACTACGTCCGCGAGGCCGTCGACCTGTACGAGTCCACGGACGGCGCCGAGGGCAACACCATGCAGGGCCGGCCGATCATCATCCTGACCACCACCGGGGCCAAGACCGGCAAGGTCCGCAAGACGCCGCTGATGCGCGTCGAGCACGACGGCTCCTACGCGGTGGTCGCCTCGATGGGCGGCGCTCCGAAGCACCCGGTCTGGTACCACAACATCGTCGCGCACCCCGAGGTCGAGCTGCAGGACGGCGCCACGCGCAAGCAGTACCTGGCGCACGAGGCCAGCGGCGAGGAGAAGGCCCAGTGGTGGGCCCGGGCGACCCAGACCTGGCCGGACTACGACACCTACCAGACCAAGACCGACCGGCAGATCCCGCTGTTCGTGCTCACGCCGCGCTGA
- the trmB gene encoding tRNA (guanosine(46)-N7)-methyltransferase TrmB: MAQVAAAGTGKLGRVDKAHGDPVMTDAITQTGQVEQTHQTHQTHQTYQTHQAEQAPHVPERHARHGLIRTFHPRRGRASTTQADALTRLWPVYGYTIPDPHHDYHTPEAAPDAAFDRAALFGRGAPLVLEIGCGMGEATAEMAAADPDRDYLGADVHTPGLGNLIALAEARGLTNVRVARGDVLFLLRDSIAPGSLAAVHVFFPDPWPKAKHHKRRIIQPDTVALIRDRLEVGGVLHCATDWAEYAEQMLEVLQSDPGLRNRYDGYAPRAAVGRPLTGYERRGLRDGRPIADLVFEKIGH, translated from the coding sequence GTGGCGCAGGTCGCGGCCGCCGGCACCGGTAAGCTGGGGCGGGTGGACAAGGCGCACGGCGACCCGGTGATGACGGACGCGATAACCCAGACCGGGCAGGTCGAGCAGACCCATCAGACCCATCAGACCCATCAGACCTACCAGACCCACCAGGCCGAGCAAGCCCCGCACGTCCCCGAGCGCCACGCCCGGCACGGCTTGATACGCACCTTCCACCCCCGCCGCGGCCGCGCCAGCACCACCCAGGCCGACGCGCTGACCAGGCTCTGGCCGGTCTACGGCTACACCATCCCGGACCCGCACCACGACTACCACACCCCCGAGGCGGCCCCGGACGCCGCCTTCGACCGCGCCGCGCTGTTCGGCCGCGGCGCCCCGCTGGTGCTGGAGATCGGCTGCGGCATGGGGGAGGCGACCGCCGAGATGGCCGCCGCCGACCCGGACCGGGACTACCTCGGCGCCGACGTGCACACCCCGGGCCTGGGCAACCTGATCGCGCTGGCCGAGGCGCGCGGCCTGACGAACGTCCGGGTGGCCCGCGGCGACGTGCTGTTCCTGCTGCGGGACTCGATCGCCCCCGGCTCGCTGGCCGCCGTGCACGTCTTCTTCCCCGACCCCTGGCCCAAGGCCAAGCACCACAAGCGCCGCATCATCCAGCCCGACACCGTCGCCCTGATCCGGGACCGGCTGGAAGTCGGCGGGGTCCTGCACTGCGCGACGGACTGGGCCGAGTACGCCGAGCAGATGCTCGAGGTGCTTCAGTCCGACCCCGGCCTTCGCAACCGCTACGACGGCTACGCGCCGCGCGCGGCCGTCGGCCGTCCGCTGACCGGCTACGAGCGCCGCGGCCTGCGCGACGGCCGTCCCATCGCCGACCTGGTGTTCGAGAAGATCGGGCACTGA
- a CDS encoding helix-turn-helix domain-containing protein, with protein sequence MQQIASRTPVDAEIARLASLMLARTDELTDLVLNRVAEEFPLYIGMIEPAALHVTIKDHIHFAFEPLTRYMPPDSRPAAASGRDRAMEGIPLTVIMDGYRIFFTVLWNELATTADSVGLSTKAALRAASEVMETLDAFTRESSAAYKEELRYQARREEQQRAALVQALLEGRLDDTNVWEAAELLRLPTVGPYVVIAARVANAGEYGLPHIERELGGMGIDSAWRLMHDVEVGVAHLPRAADQFDKMVTALAAEGTGRVGVSPPYDHLLSTSQAMRLARIAMRGAQERRTVVVFGRDPLSAAAASAPDIMPQVADAVLGGLDGLADEDRTLLLHTFGAWLDSDGSAAEAAKRLFVHPNTVRYRLRRLEERTGRLLANPRAVAELSLAYEIDCALVAGMGSGG encoded by the coding sequence GTGCAGCAGATCGCTTCCCGGACCCCGGTAGACGCCGAGATAGCCCGCCTCGCGAGCCTCATGCTGGCCCGCACCGACGAGTTGACGGACCTGGTGCTCAACCGGGTCGCCGAGGAGTTCCCGCTCTACATCGGCATGATCGAGCCCGCCGCGCTCCACGTGACGATCAAGGACCACATCCACTTCGCCTTCGAGCCGCTCACCCGCTACATGCCCCCGGACTCCCGCCCCGCGGCCGCCTCCGGCCGCGACCGCGCGATGGAGGGCATCCCGCTGACCGTCATCATGGACGGCTACCGCATCTTCTTCACCGTGCTGTGGAACGAGTTGGCGACCACCGCGGACTCTGTCGGGCTGTCCACGAAGGCGGCTCTGCGCGCGGCCTCGGAGGTGATGGAAACCCTCGACGCCTTCACCCGCGAAAGCTCCGCGGCGTACAAGGAGGAACTGCGCTACCAGGCCCGCCGCGAGGAGCAGCAGCGCGCGGCGCTGGTGCAGGCGCTGCTGGAGGGGCGGCTGGACGACACCAACGTCTGGGAGGCCGCCGAACTGCTGCGGCTGCCGACGGTCGGCCCCTACGTCGTCATCGCCGCTCGCGTCGCCAACGCCGGCGAATACGGCCTGCCGCACATCGAGCGCGAACTCGGCGGCATGGGCATCGACTCCGCGTGGCGGCTGATGCACGACGTCGAAGTCGGCGTCGCGCACCTGCCCAGGGCCGCCGACCAGTTCGACAAGATGGTCACCGCCCTGGCCGCCGAGGGCACCGGCCGGGTCGGCGTCAGCCCGCCCTACGACCACCTGCTGTCCACGTCCCAGGCCATGCGCCTGGCCCGCATCGCCATGCGCGGAGCCCAGGAACGGCGCACCGTCGTGGTCTTCGGCCGCGACCCGCTCTCCGCCGCCGCCGCGAGCGCGCCGGACATCATGCCGCAGGTCGCCGACGCGGTCCTGGGCGGCCTCGACGGCCTCGCGGACGAGGACCGCACGCTGCTGCTGCACACCTTCGGGGCTTGGCTGGACTCCGACGGCTCGGCGGCCGAAGCGGCGAAGCGGCTGTTCGTGCACCCGAACACGGTGCGCTACCGCCTGCGGCGGCTGGAGGAGCGGACCGGCCGGCTGTTGGCGAACCCTCGGGCGGTGGCGGAGTTGAGCCTGGCGTACGAGATCGACTGTGCGCTGGTCGCGGGGATGGGGTCGGGGGGATAG